One segment of Danio aesculapii chromosome 3, fDanAes4.1, whole genome shotgun sequence DNA contains the following:
- the zgc:171506 gene encoding nuclear autoantigen Sp-100 isoform X1 — protein sequence MDSDSDSYEEMEGGRRKMPERTCKKEPIKEVSFLSGSESEFCPDSSMASDSENYEKYEEREDERRKVADRLCKKGPSRDYRPNQKRTKNQLPVTCGEKEGILYLLKYNKVQPCILSEGQWFTPTEFERFGKKERNKKWKISIFYYGIPLQTFIEDGLLSSPNFRFQTDQKQDGGELSFSDSDSPEHHTDGPEPAGSSVIEEADQTSEEQEGAADPMNECQNPIDSQETRKTDQMQLFELLAKRFNTMNSALKSVDSSLKTFMKK from the exons ATGGACTCTGACAGCGATAGTTATGAAGAAATGGAAGGTGGACGAAGGAAAATGCCGGAACGAACGTGCAAGAAGGAACCTATCAAAG AAGTGTCGTTCCTGTCTGGGTCTGAATCAGAATTTTGTCCAGACAGCAGCATGGCATCTGACAGTGAgaattatgaaaaatatgaagaaaGGGAAGATGAAAGAAGGAAAGTGGCGGATCGATTGTGCAAGAAGGGACCATCTAGAG ACTACAGACCGAACCAAAAAAGAACTAAAAACCAACTTCCTGTCACTTGTGGGGAAAAGGAAGGCATCCTGTATTTGCTCAAATATAATAAGG TGCAGCCATGCATCTTAAGTGAGGGCCAGTGGTTCACGCCTACTGAGTTTGAGAGGTTTGGAAAGAAGGAGAGGAACAAAAAGTGGAAGATCAGCATCTTTTATTATGGTATTCCACTGCAGACATTCATAgag GATGGGCTTCTTTCATCTCCAAATTTCCGGTTTCAGACTGATCAGAAACAG gACGGGGGAGAGCTGTCCTTCTCTGACTCTG ATTCACCCGAACACCACACTGATGGTCCAGAGCCTGCAGGGTCTTCTGTCATAGAGGAGGCTGATCAGACTAGTGAAGAACAAGAAGGAGCAGCAGATCCAATGAATGAATGCCAGAACCCTATAGATTCACAAGAGACTCGGAAAACAGACCAGATGCAGTTATTTGAACTTCTGGCTAAACGGTTTAATACCATGAACAGTGCCCTAAAATCAGTAGATTCGTCTTTAAAGAcgtttatgaaaaaataa